The following is a genomic window from Lysinibacillus sp. G4S2.
ATCTAATTACATGAAGGGTGGATTTGCTGTTATGAAACAAATGAACAAATGGTTGTTCCTGTTCCTTTTGTTACTCGTTGTGGCATTAGTAGGCTGTTCCTCAGATAAGAAATCAACAAGCTCTACAACGCCTGATAAAGAGGATAAAGGAAATACAGAGAAAGTTTCATTAACGATAGGGAGTTGGCGTACAGAGGATGTTGCCAAATATGAAAAAGTCATTGCGTTATTTAATGAACAACATCCCGACATAAACATAGCATTTAACCCAACCAAAAATACGGAATATAACACGGTGTTAAACACAGCATTACAAGCTGGTGAAGGTCCAGATATCTTTCATTTACGTCCGTATGCTGCAGGATTAAAGCTTGCTGAGGCTGGTTATGTGGAAAAAATTACTGGCTTAAAAGGTTTGGATGCATATCCTGAAGAAGCATTAATAGCTTCCTGCGATCAAGAAGGGAATCAGTATGGTGTACCCATTAACTTGAGCTCCACTCAATTCTTCTACAATAAAAAGATTTTTAAAGATAATAACTTAGAAATACCTACTACTTGGGATGAATTCATAGCTCTTAATGATAAATTGCTAGAAAAGGGTATTACGCCGATTGCAATGGGCACTAAAGAAGGCTGGTTATTGTCGTTGCTGCACGGCATTGTAGGTCCTGCTATTTATGAAGGAAATGATTTCTATCAAGCAGTACTTGCGGGAGAAAAAGACTTTACAGATCCGAAGTTTATAGAATCTATACAGGTGATGAATGACTTGAAAAAATACTTCCCAGCAAATTCA
Proteins encoded in this region:
- a CDS encoding extracellular solute-binding protein, whose product is MKQMNKWLFLFLLLLVVALVGCSSDKKSTSSTTPDKEDKGNTEKVSLTIGSWRTEDVAKYEKVIALFNEQHPDINIAFNPTKNTEYNTVLNTALQAGEGPDIFHLRPYAAGLKLAEAGYVEKITGLKGLDAYPEEALIASCDQEGNQYGVPINLSSTQFFYNKKIFKDNNLEIPTTWDEFIALNDKLLEKGITPIAMGTKEGWLLSLLHGIVGPAIYEGNDFYQAVLAGEKDFTDPKFIESIQVMNDLKKYFPANSEGLGMDDIRTLFALGDAAMFPLGSWEIPVVLEMNPDLDLGYFPIPSKAGNKTVTTWVDGSFAINANSKHKDAAKLFLEFLTTKEFGELFVKEFSMISAIPGITSDNALLNDISKSTENEATPYMWVTNFTGGDPTTKSLLESELQGMYLGQVTPEEVAKKVQENAKTWFTPFQK